The following nucleotide sequence is from Mesobacillus jeotgali.
ATCTCATTTAAAGGGATATTCGACGAATATGAACCAGTATGTATACTACTTTCTTTAATAGCCTCACATTTAATTACGACCAAGATTCTTGAATAATCATTACAGATTCTATATTAATCAAACAGGGCAGGAGTTTAAGAGTGATTTAATTAATGGGGGAAGTATTATAATCAGATGTATTGCCGTATAAACTTTGCTTCTTATTATATTGACAGGCTGTAATTCGCAAATTTTTTTAGAAGATGAGAAGGACAACATTCATAATGCATTATCAGAATACTTATCACTATTAGTTAAAAAAGACTATAAAAGTGCATCAGAATACGTAGTAGTTTATTTTGCTGAGAAACCGTACCCAGTTCAAGAGGAAATTGCTAAGGAAATATGGATTCAAAGAGTGGAGAATCAGTACAACACAAACTCGTATTTATTGTCTTTTAACATACTAACTGTTGAACCAAGCGTTGATAATAGGGATTTTGCGCAAGCACTAGCAGAAATGACAGTATTGGAAAACGGTATCAAGAATACAAGGAATATTTATGTTCATTTAGAATTAAAAGATAAATGGGAGATCGGATATTATTTTCGCGAAAATCATTCAATGCCAGACCCTATTACCAATATCTATACGGGGTATATTTCTCAAGAAGAGATGAAATCTTTTAATACAAAAGACTAAACAGCTTTAACAGACTTAGTTAACTCGTTGTGAATAAGTAGCCCATAATAAGCCATGCGACTTAGGCAAAATAGTGAATGAGTGGCATTACCAAGAAAAGCATCTTGAAACATTGAATAGCTGCAGGTCTATCAACGAAATTCTAATCAAAAGAAAGTGACAGACAACTTTGTCTGTCACTTCTTCCTACTTATTCGGAATCTCTTTGACGGTTTGCTTTCCTGTTTTATGATTGTAATTTACGATGTATAGGAACTTCTTGGTTTTCTTTATATCAATAATTTTCACCGTTTTAGTGCCGTCTTTTTCTTGCCAGAAATCCATGATGACAGGTTCAATAAATTGGCCACTTTCTGTTAAGGACTTTACCCAATCTGTAGATGGCGTGTTATTCATAAGCTGTTCTAGTTGATAAAGTGTTCCTTTAAACGGAAATGTCTCTGTTGATGTGTGGGAATGGTAAGCTGTCACGAAATCCCCGACTTGGAAATTTTCTAATTTGAGAGTTTCTCCTTTTTGGTTTTTGAAAGTAATCGACTTGTCAAAAGTAAAATCGACTCTGTTGATACGGAATCCGTTTGGTAAAACCTTCGTGATGTATCCAGTATACATAAAATCCTTTCTATCTTTGAGCGCTTTCTCCTGCTGTTCTTTTAATTTCTCAGCAAACTCATTTTTGATCTCTATCACTTTTAAATCCTTATTTTTCAGATTAAGAGTAGCTTCGTATTTTTTCCCGTTTATAGTCCATTCGAAAAAATGAATAATTAGTTTATCATCCGTTATTTTTTGTAAAGATGGAGATATGATTTTCCCATTAGGCTGATGAGGATATAACGAACCGCTTCGCTTATTTCCTGGCTTTTCTTGTCATCATAAAGAATGACCCTAGTTGCTTCCCCTTGTCCCGGAAAGGATGTCATGATCACTCCTGTCGTTTTTAAATTAATTAGGCTTCCCGGTTGAAAATCCTTGGAAGAAATTTTTTTACCAGAAGTCGTACCAATTACAGCCTTATCGATTGAATAGTAGGTACTATCAACAAGAATATTGCTTTCACCTGTGTCTTGGATAATCCTCGCAGAATTTAAAAGCTCTTCATTCATGTTGAGCGAGCCTACAAGTGTAGTTTTGTTTAGATTGCAACCAGTTAATGTAATAAGGAGTATAATGATGATAAATATATTAATTTTCTTAAACATTTATTTCTCCTCTCTTATTCTCTTTTTTATTATAGTGTGAATTCGACCTAATAGCGATATGAAATGAAGTCTAGTGTCATGCGTAAAAGCTTTAACATATAAAGAAGTTAGATAGAAATAGTAACTTAATGGGAGGAACTTATGAGGAACCTAAGAATTGTTATTCTCGTTGTATTGATAATGTTCATGGCAGCTTGTTCTTCTGAAAAAACAACCGAAACATATTCCATAATCATTGTTTCTGGTGATGAGAATATAAGTGAAACGTTTGTAAAATATGTAGGGGAAACTGTAATTGAATATCAGCATTTAACCAGCCTCAAGGTAGCACAAGAAAAATATCCAAAATACGATATAGAAAAAGCTCCAGCAATTTTAATATTTAAAGACAACGGAGGAGAACTAAAAAAGTTGGTATTAAAAACATATGATATTGAAGAGGCAAAGGAATGGTTAGAAAACAACAAATAAATACTTTATTCATGAAGGCGTTAATCCAGGGAGGATTAGCGCTTTTTTTGTTGAATTCCTTATTTGGCTAAAGAAGCAGGATATTTGAACAAGTAGGTTATTAAAAGTAATTGTCCAAGTTTACGATTTATAATTAAAAAAGGATGAGGAGCGTGAATACCGTGTCGGAAACAAAATTCGTAGACCTTCAAAAAGAACTTTTTAGTCTATTTGAGCTGGAGAAATATAATGAAATTCATGCACTAATTGAAAGAGCACAGGGGGAATTTCCCGAAAGACTAAATAAAACAATCTTTTGGAGGGCTTGTGTATATTCTAGACAAGGAAACGAAGAGAACGCTATTGCAGTTTTAAAAGAAGGATTAAAAAAGGGAATATGGTGGAACCCTTTGACTTTAATTCGTGACCAAGATTTAAATAACCTCCAAAACATCGAAGAATTTAAAATGATAGTAAATGAGTGCAAGGATATCTTGGAAAATCATAAATATATTTCTCACCCACAACTGTTTACTTATGGAAATGAGAAATCAAATACAGGATTATTTTCTTTGCATTGGCGGGGATCTAATGTAAAAGATTTCGCTCCTTATTGGTTTGACAATGGTTTGTTAGACGATTTTCTTTTTGCATTTCCGCAATCATCTCAGGTCTTCGGATACAATGCTTATTGCTGGGACAATCAAAATATTGCCGTTGAAGAAATATCGGCATCATTCAGCGATTTCAAAGAAAAATATAATACAGATCAGGATATTATTGCTGGTGCATCACAAGGCGGGAAATTAGCGATTGAATTAAGTTTAAATGGAAATATTCTTGGAACAAAAGGATTTATAGCAGTTATTCCAGCCATTCAGGATGTGGCTTCCTTAGAAAGTTTACTAATGGGAAATGGAAATAAAATTAAGGGCTGCATTATCACTGGAGATAAAGATCCTTTTTATAATAAAACTGTTGAATTAGTAAAACTTTTTGAGGAAAATAACGTTCAATGCAAATTGATAGTCAAAGAGGGTTTAGGCCACTTTTTCCCTGTTGATTTTACTGATTTGTTAAGAGAAGCCATTGAGTTCATCCACTCATAACATAAGAAGTAAATTTGATTTTTGAAATGAGTAATTACTTATTGTTGTAAAGGGTGAGTTTGGTATCCAGTAAAAATTAACACTATTTTGGGGATTACCTTATTCAACAAGCGAAACAAGTTAGATATACAAGTATCTAAAAAAGTGTAAAAGATATTGTAGTTCCATACGGGGGTAATGAATTGAGCAAAAGGACTAGTATGATAATTATTCG
It contains:
- a CDS encoding DUF3089 domain-containing protein, whose product is MSETKFVDLQKELFSLFELEKYNEIHALIERAQGEFPERLNKTIFWRACVYSRQGNEENAIAVLKEGLKKGIWWNPLTLIRDQDLNNLQNIEEFKMIVNECKDILENHKYISHPQLFTYGNEKSNTGLFSLHWRGSNVKDFAPYWFDNGLLDDFLFAFPQSSQVFGYNAYCWDNQNIAVEEISASFSDFKEKYNTDQDIIAGASQGGKLAIELSLNGNILGTKGFIAVIPAIQDVASLESLLMGNGNKIKGCIITGDKDPFYNKTVELVKLFEENNVQCKLIVKEGLGHFFPVDFTDLLREAIEFIHS